CGAAGAAGGGTTTATCAGGGATGATGCAAGAGGGACCGTTTACCTGGGCGAAGGGGGATGGGGTGCTCCGCTAAGGGTCAACAACGACGACAAATCATGGACCCGCAACAGCGGAAGTTTCAACCAGTTCAAATGGGTTTTCGTGGATCAATACCATATTGAAGTGAGAACCATTCCTACCAAAGACTCAGAGAAAGTGGCGGAAGTCAGGGATGACAACCGTTTTGCGCTCCCCAGGGGGCTCAATGTATGGTCTCCTTCCAATGGAGATGTACTGACCCTCGTAAACAGGAATGCACCGCCACCTCCGGAGCCGGAAGTTTTGGCCGATTACCCTGCGACACCTCCGGGAGGTAAATCCCCTCTTGAGGAAGAACCATTCGATGGCCGACAGGGTGAAGAAAAAAAAATGGAAAACACCCCTGCCGGCGAAGAGCCGAAAGGCCCGGAAGGCCCCGTCAAATGGCTCAACCTCGATCCAAAAAACAAGTCGGTAAAAATCCGGTATAACCTCACCGAAATTGCCGAAGTGGATATCATCATCATCGACAACAAACTGCAGGAAGTTACCAGGGCCTCCCTTAAGAATCAGGATCCGGGACCGTACATCAAAAATCTCGATTTCTCGAAAATTCCCAATGGAGGTTACCTCATCGTCATCAAAGGCAACGGCAAAGTCGTCGTCCGGTACCGGGTGAAAAAAGGGTAAAATTTATGTATGAACTACTTAAAAAAGGAGCCCGGGGATTCATTCCGAACCAATGGCTCCTCAAATACGAACCCTTCATTCGCCGGATCATTACCTTATTCTATTGGGGTCGGAAATTTCAATGTAATATCTGTGAGCAAAAATTATCAAAATTTCAACTCAAGAACAATAAGGATAAAATGTGCCCGGCTTGTGGGAGCCTGCCAAGAAACAGGAGGCTTTGGTCACTGGTCGCTCCGCTTTTAAACCCGAACTCAAACATTTTACATTTTTCCCCTTCCCGAAGCTTGTCCAGGAAATTCAATACCCTGGAAAATATTCATTATATCTCTACGGACTTTGAGGAGGAGTTTCCTGCCCTGAAACATCATGACATCACGGCCATTGACGAACCTGATGCTTCTTTTGATCTCATCTTGTGTTACCATGTTCTTGAGCACATTGACAAGGATAAAAAAGCCATGGAGGAACTCTTCCGGGTTTTAAAAAAAGGAGGCCATTGTTTTATCCAAACGCCCTTTAAAACCGGTGAAATTTATGAAAATCCGGAGATCAAAAGCCCTGAAGACAAGAAGCTCCACTTTGGACAGGAAGACCATGTGAGGATATATTCTGTGGAAGGATTGGAAAAAAGGTTGCAGCAGGCAGGATTTAAAACAACCATAAAATCTTTTACTCCTGATCCTGATGATTTTAACGGATTTAAACAGGAAGAATTGATTATTGCCAGAAAAGTTTGATCAACTAAAAAATTATAGGTTATGAAGGCTTTATTTTTTTGTAAGTAATTGTTCAAATTTATTTATAAGTTATATTTGTACCCAAAAAGATGGGTCGAAAATCAAAGAAGCTAGACTTAACGGCGGCAGAGAAAGCTGAATTGGAAAAAGGATTCAAATATTCTGGATCAAAAGTGTTTTCCCAGCGATGTCACATGATTTTATTGAAGAATCAAGGGTTGACCTCACAACAGATTGCTGATATTTTTGGCGTTACTTTTCAACCGGTAAATAGTTGGATCAAAAGGTATCTTTCCGATGGGATCGAAGGTTTGAAAACAAAATCTGGTCAGGGAAGAAAGCCCATTTTAAACAAAGAACAGGATGAAGCCAAAGTAAAAGCAGCTATCAAAAATGAACGGCAACGAATTAAGTTAGCGAAAGAAGACTTAGAAAAAGATTTAGGAAAAAGCTTCAGTGTTTTAACCCTAAAACGATTTTTAAAAAACTTGGGTGCCGATGGAAACGAATCCGTTTAAGACCCAAAGGAAAACCTAATAAAGAACTATATGAAGTTCGAAAAGAATCTTTGAGTTTGATAGAACAGCAAGCTGAACTTGGAAACATTGACCTGTATTATGCTGATGAAACGCAATTTTCTCAACAAGGCTATGTTCCTTACGGCTGGCAATTTAATGATGAAGATGTAGCTATTGAAGCATGCAAAGGCAAATCACTGAACTGCTTCGGATTGCTTTCAAGAACCAATCAATTCATCTACAAAATGACAACGCAAAATATCAACTCAGATCTTGTAATTGAAATCCTGGATAACTTATCCTTGCGTATAACCAAGTTTACTTTTGTGGTCCTGGATAATGCAAGAATACATACTGCCCGTAAAGTCAAACAACTTTTCGAGGTATGGCAGCAAAGAGGTTTGTTTATTTTTTACTTACCTCCATACTCGCCACATCTCAATATTATTGAAAGGCTTTGGAAAGAAATGAAACAAGGATGGCTGAAACCTTCCGATTACCATTCTGCTGATGATTTATTCTATGCTGTAAATAGAGTTTGTTCAGCAATCGGTAGTTCCTTGTTCATAAACTTTTCAAAATACTCCTTTTAGTTATATTTTATTTTGAACAATTACTTAATTTTGCGAGATTATAACAAAAAATGGAAGAACCTACTACACAGCATACGGACTACCGTGAAGAAATCAATGCCGACTTTCTGCCGAAGATCATTGTTATTTCAGAAGAATTTGAAATTCCTCAATTGATCAAAACCAGGCGCATTGCAGCATTGCTTCCTCATGATTACGATCAAACGGATAAAAGATATCCTGTTTTGTATTTACAGGACGGGCAAAATCTCTTTGACGAATACGCTCCCTTTGGCAACTGGGGGGTCGACAAGCAACTGGCCAGGATGACGGCCCGTGGGCTGGGCGACTTTATCGTCATTGCCATCGACCATGGGGGCGACAAACGTATCAAAGAGTACACCCCCTCTTATGACACCAAGCTGGGCACCGGCGATGGCAAAAAATACGTCCGGTTTTTATCAGACACCCTGAAACCATATGTGGACAAACATTTCCGAACCCTTCCTGAGAGGGAATTTACGGGTATCGGTGGAAGCTCTATGGGAGGATTGGTGAGTATTTACGCCGGGTGGATGTATCCTGAAGTTTACAGCAAACTCATGATTTTCTCCCCGGCACTTTGGGTGGCTCCGAATATTCACTTTCATTTTATGAATTTCGGACATTCCCAGGATGTCAAAGTTTACCTTTACGCCGGAGGTAGCGAGAGTGATATGATGATCCCCAACGTAACAAGGTTTCAGCAGGCATTCAAAGATAGTTCAGCAACCGCCAACTTTGAAATTAAATTATCCATTGACCCGCAAGGAAAACACAATGAAGCCTATTGGGGGAGAGAATTCCCTTATGCCGTCAAATGGCTTTTTTTTGAATAACTCAATAATTAATTCTCAAAAGTCTTATCACAAGGCAACCGATCAACATGACTATTACCATCAAAATCGAACCAACCGTACCCAATCATACCTTGGTCATCCCCATTTCCGGCAATGGAGCCAGTGAGAACAGTCTGCAGAAGGTTGCGGATCAATTCGGCATTCCATCCAAAAAATTACACCAGGATTTCAAAGGAGAATCCGGGGAAGTTTTCCCGTTTTATTATAAAAATCAAAAGATCTACCTCCTCGGATTAGGACCAAATCCCGATTTCGCCAAAACCTTACAGGCCTTCCGCTCGTTTGCTCACGGATGCAAAGAAAAACTTGACCCTAAAATTGGGGTGAGTTTTTTTTATGATAATCTCGCAAAAAATCAACTGAACCTGCTGGAAGCTGCCATCAACGGCATCATTTTAGGCACTTACCATATCGGGCTTTACAAAACCGAAAAGGAAGAAAAACACCCGCTTAGCTTGTCTAATGAGGAGGCTGAAATAACTATTTACCTGGACCCTTCATATAAATCCGAGGCCGAAATACTTGTACACAAAGGGCTTCTGGTAGCACAGACCCAATTGCAGATTTTCGACCTCGTGAATGCCCCGGGCAATAAAAAAATCCCCACCCAACTCGCCGAATGGGCCGAAAAATCGGGCGCCACTTATGGCTTTGATGTCCTCAATCATACCAAAGCAGAAATTGAAGCTAAAAACCTCCATGCGCTGCTCGCCGTGAACCGCGGGAGTGAAAACCCTCCTGCATTCATCGTGATGGAATACAAACCCCGGTCTGGAGCCGTAAAAAAGAAGATCGGCCTGGTGGGCAAAGGCATCACCTTTGATACCGGTGGGTTATCCATAAAACCTTCCACCAATATGCACTATATGAAAAGTGATATGGGAGGTGCTGCCGCAGTTTTTGGTATGATGGAGGTAGCCGCAAAATTACAATTGCCCGTTCACCTGGTAGGGATTGTCCCTT
This sequence is a window from Lewinellaceae bacterium. Protein-coding genes within it:
- a CDS encoding methyltransferase domain-containing protein, whose translation is MYELLKKGARGFIPNQWLLKYEPFIRRIITLFYWGRKFQCNICEQKLSKFQLKNNKDKMCPACGSLPRNRRLWSLVAPLLNPNSNILHFSPSRSLSRKFNTLENIHYISTDFEEEFPALKHHDITAIDEPDASFDLILCYHVLEHIDKDKKAMEELFRVLKKGGHCFIQTPFKTGEIYENPEIKSPEDKKLHFGQEDHVRIYSVEGLEKRLQQAGFKTTIKSFTPDPDDFNGFKQEELIIARKV
- a CDS encoding alpha/beta hydrolase; amino-acid sequence: MEEPTTQHTDYREEINADFLPKIIVISEEFEIPQLIKTRRIAALLPHDYDQTDKRYPVLYLQDGQNLFDEYAPFGNWGVDKQLARMTARGLGDFIVIAIDHGGDKRIKEYTPSYDTKLGTGDGKKYVRFLSDTLKPYVDKHFRTLPEREFTGIGGSSMGGLVSIYAGWMYPEVYSKLMIFSPALWVAPNIHFHFMNFGHSQDVKVYLYAGGSESDMMIPNVTRFQQAFKDSSATANFEIKLSIDPQGKHNEAYWGREFPYAVKWLFFE
- a CDS encoding leucyl aminopeptidase family protein, which gives rise to MTITIKIEPTVPNHTLVIPISGNGASENSLQKVADQFGIPSKKLHQDFKGESGEVFPFYYKNQKIYLLGLGPNPDFAKTLQAFRSFAHGCKEKLDPKIGVSFFYDNLAKNQLNLLEAAINGIILGTYHIGLYKTEKEEKHPLSLSNEEAEITIYLDPSYKSEAEILVHKGLLVAQTQLQIFDLVNAPGNKKIPTQLAEWAEKSGATYGFDVLNHTKAEIEAKNLHALLAVNRGSENPPAFIVMEYKPRSGAVKKKIGLVGKGITFDTGGLSIKPSTNMHYMKSDMGGAAAVFGMMEVAAKLQLPVHLVGIVPSSENSVDALSVKPGDVIQSYSGKTIEVIDTDAEGRLVLADGLSYMVKNYDPEVMIDLATLTGSAVRTFGYHAAALFTNDDQLAAKLSEAGKQTGEQVWQLPMWDVYKDDIKSDVADVKNFSGSPLAGAIGAAKFLEAFIGEHAHWAHLDIAGVAFGGSEFSAQKSATAFGIRLLLQYIEGLIEA
- a CDS encoding helix-turn-helix domain-containing protein — protein: MGRKSKKLDLTAAEKAELEKGFKYSGSKVFSQRCHMILLKNQGLTSQQIADIFGVTFQPVNSWIKRYLSDGIEGLKTKSGQGRKPILNKEQDEAKVKAAIKNERQRIKLAKEDLEKDLGKSFSVLTLKRFLKNLGADGNESV